One region of Epilithonimonas zeae genomic DNA includes:
- a CDS encoding Crp/Fnr family transcriptional regulator, which yields MTTELKDYLLRNIPGLTPEDLELLLPSIAFKKSKSGEIFISPGDNNTKVYFIKSGIIRVYHLLENGTEKTMLFHNKKSFVGNYGGIIFKRPSRFYYQAVGETEVFELTYDAIDKGAQKSISLNNLRGNMFLMMIGILLNNIEDFVLLNPEERYQKHLEENAEVLKKVPSKYVASLLGITPVSLSRIKKRILRGN from the coding sequence ATGACAACGGAATTAAAAGATTATTTATTAAGAAATATTCCAGGGCTTACTCCTGAGGATTTAGAATTATTATTGCCATCAATAGCTTTTAAAAAGTCCAAATCGGGGGAGATTTTTATTTCTCCTGGCGACAACAATACCAAAGTTTATTTTATTAAAAGTGGTATTATCCGAGTTTATCATCTTTTAGAAAATGGAACAGAAAAAACAATGCTTTTTCATAATAAAAAAAGCTTTGTTGGTAATTATGGCGGGATTATTTTTAAACGTCCCTCGCGATTTTATTATCAAGCTGTGGGGGAAACAGAGGTCTTTGAATTAACTTATGATGCCATAGACAAAGGCGCTCAGAAAAGCATTTCACTTAATAATTTGCGTGGAAATATGTTTCTGATGATGATTGGAATTTTATTAAATAATATTGAAGATTTTGTATTACTAAATCCCGAAGAGCGTTACCAAAAACATCTTGAAGAAAATGCAGAAGTTCTTAAAAAAGTACCTTCAAAATATGTAGCATCCCTACTGGGAATCACGCCTGTCTCATTAAGTAGAATTAAAAAAAGAATTTTACGCGGAAATTAA
- a CDS encoding ATP-dependent Clp protease ATP-binding subunit, with protein sequence MDYKFSDGLNRVFKQSKNEARRLQSEFLNTEHFLLGIIKTENSAKEILESLSADLTQIKRKIETLSAVNSNPFTANMGSISFTKMADQAVKRSELECRQYQSADINTVHLLLGILYKQEDPTSSILQAYDIDYDAVQKAYRTMLKNTDQLPQNSAYDDDDEKDEPYSQMKKPSGNLGGQKSKTPTLDNFGRDLTALARDGKLDPVIGREKEIERVSQILSRRKKNNPLLIGEPGVGKSAIAEGLALRIQQKKVSRVLYGKRVITLDLASLVAGTKYRGQFEERMKAIMTELEKNRDVILFIDELHTIVGAGSSTGSLDASNMFKPALARGEIQCIGATTLDEYRQYIEKDGALERRFQKVMVEPTSIEETIQILHQIKDKYEDHHNVHYSDEAINACVNLTARYITDRFLPDKAIDAMDEAGSRVYIKNMKVPTEIIDHEARIEEVKELKQKAVKAQDYLEARKLKDEEERLQIELNLAQEQWDKDVKEKKEEVSEENVAEVVSMMSGVPVTKVGKNELDKLAQMDDKLNGKVIGQEDAVKKVVKAIQRNRAGLKDPNRPIGTFIFLGTTGVGKTELAKVMARELFDSDEALVRIDMSEYMEKFAVSRLVGAPPGYVGYEEGGQLTEAVRRKPYAVVLLDEIEKAHPDVFNILLQILDEGFVTDSLGRKIDFRNTIIILTSNIGTRDIKDFGDGVGFGTNAKKTNSDARARSTIESALKKAFAPEFLNRIDDIVIFNSLEQKDIKKIIDLELGKLYSRLEKLGYKVELTEEAKDFISEKGWDKDFGARPLKRAIQKYIEDLLAEMLVNKQFSEGETVILKINEAKDGLEGKTQKEKSTKESIKE encoded by the coding sequence ATGGATTATAAATTTTCAGACGGTTTGAACCGCGTGTTCAAGCAAAGCAAAAATGAAGCAAGGCGTTTGCAGAGTGAGTTTCTGAATACTGAACATTTCCTTTTAGGAATTATCAAAACTGAAAATTCTGCGAAAGAGATTCTTGAAAGTCTTAGCGCAGACCTCACCCAGATAAAACGAAAAATAGAAACCCTAAGTGCCGTGAACAGTAATCCTTTCACTGCTAATATGGGAAGCATTTCTTTTACAAAAATGGCAGATCAGGCTGTGAAAAGGTCAGAATTAGAATGTCGTCAATATCAATCTGCAGATATCAATACCGTACATCTTTTGTTAGGAATATTGTACAAGCAGGAAGATCCGACATCCAGCATTCTTCAGGCTTATGATATCGATTATGATGCTGTTCAAAAGGCGTATAGAACGATGTTGAAAAATACCGATCAATTGCCGCAAAACAGTGCTTACGATGATGACGATGAGAAGGATGAACCTTACAGCCAGATGAAGAAACCTTCCGGAAATCTTGGTGGCCAGAAAAGTAAGACTCCAACTTTGGACAACTTTGGTCGTGATTTGACCGCTCTTGCAAGAGATGGAAAACTGGACCCGGTTATTGGTCGTGAAAAAGAAATTGAAAGAGTTTCTCAGATTCTATCGAGAAGAAAGAAAAACAATCCACTTTTGATTGGTGAGCCTGGAGTTGGTAAATCTGCAATCGCAGAAGGTTTAGCTTTGAGAATTCAGCAGAAAAAAGTTTCCAGAGTTCTTTATGGCAAGCGAGTTATTACGTTAGATTTAGCAAGTCTTGTTGCAGGAACCAAATATCGTGGACAATTCGAAGAAAGAATGAAAGCGATAATGACGGAATTGGAGAAAAACAGAGATGTCATTCTTTTCATTGATGAATTACATACAATTGTAGGTGCGGGAAGTTCTACAGGAAGTTTAGATGCATCCAATATGTTCAAACCTGCCTTGGCAAGAGGAGAAATCCAATGCATCGGTGCTACAACATTGGACGAATATCGTCAGTATATTGAGAAAGATGGAGCTTTAGAAAGAAGATTCCAAAAAGTAATGGTTGAACCAACATCTATTGAAGAAACGATTCAAATCCTTCATCAAATCAAAGATAAGTACGAAGACCATCATAATGTTCATTATTCTGATGAGGCAATTAACGCTTGTGTTAATTTAACAGCCAGATATATAACAGACAGATTCTTACCGGACAAAGCAATTGATGCGATGGACGAGGCTGGGTCTAGAGTTTATATCAAGAATATGAAAGTTCCTACAGAAATCATCGACCACGAAGCCCGTATCGAAGAAGTGAAGGAATTGAAACAGAAAGCTGTGAAAGCTCAGGATTATCTTGAAGCTAGAAAACTGAAGGACGAAGAAGAAAGGCTTCAAATCGAATTGAATCTTGCCCAGGAACAATGGGACAAAGATGTAAAGGAGAAAAAAGAAGAAGTTTCTGAAGAGAATGTTGCGGAAGTTGTTTCTATGATGAGTGGCGTTCCAGTAACCAAAGTGGGTAAAAATGAGTTAGATAAACTGGCTCAGATGGATGATAAACTTAATGGAAAAGTGATTGGTCAGGAAGACGCTGTGAAAAAAGTAGTAAAAGCTATTCAAAGAAACAGAGCCGGATTGAAAGACCCAAACAGACCAATCGGAACATTCATTTTCCTTGGAACAACTGGTGTTGGTAAAACGGAGTTGGCCAAAGTAATGGCTCGAGAATTATTTGATTCCGATGAAGCTTTGGTAAGAATTGATATGAGTGAGTATATGGAGAAATTTGCGGTTTCCAGATTGGTTGGAGCGCCTCCAGGATATGTTGGTTATGAAGAAGGTGGACAATTGACAGAAGCTGTTAGAAGAAAGCCTTACGCAGTTGTGCTTCTTGACGAAATTGAGAAAGCGCATCCAGATGTTTTCAATATTTTGTTGCAGATTTTGGACGAAGGTTTCGTGACCGATTCTCTTGGAAGAAAAATCGATTTCAGAAATACAATTATCATTCTGACTTCCAATATCGGAACCAGAGATATCAAAGATTTTGGTGATGGTGTTGGATTCGGGACTAATGCGAAGAAAACCAATTCTGATGCAAGAGCAAGATCCACTATCGAAAGTGCTTTGAAGAAAGCATTTGCGCCGGAATTCCTTAACAGAATTGATGACATTGTTATCTTTAACTCTTTGGAGCAAAAAGACATCAAAAAAATAATCGACCTTGAGCTTGGAAAACTTTACAGCAGACTTGAAAAACTAGGCTACAAAGTAGAGTTGACAGAGGAAGCCAAAGATTTCATTTCAGAAAAAGGTTGGGATAAAGATTTTGGAGCAAGACCGCTTAAGCGTGCTATCCAAAAATACATAGAAGATCTTTTGGCAGAAATGCTTGTTAATAAGCAATTCAGTGAAGGAGAAACGGTTATTCTGAAAATCAATGAAGCTAAAGATGGGCTAGAAGGAAAAACTCAGAAAGAGAAGAGTACTAAAGAAAGTATTAAAGAATAA
- a CDS encoding uroporphyrinogen decarboxylase: MENWPEYVGYLASAFIVGGFLLKNITAIRTINLLGCICFVIYGIFSGMLWPVIIPNGILAFVQIYYILKKD; encoded by the coding sequence ATGGAAAACTGGCCAGAATATGTTGGATATTTGGCTTCTGCTTTTATAGTTGGAGGCTTTTTGCTAAAGAATATTACTGCCATCAGAACGATTAATTTGTTAGGATGTATATGCTTTGTGATTTACGGTATTTTTAGCGGAATGCTCTGGCCAGTGATTATTCCGAACGGAATTCTCGCCTTTGTCCAGATTTATTATATTTTAAAAAAAGACTAG